A window of the Mesotoga prima MesG1.Ag.4.2 genome harbors these coding sequences:
- a CDS encoding NAD(P)-dependent malic enzyme: MNERALKLHKDLRGKLEVRSRVKVDSMEALSLAYTPGVADVCRTIERKKELAYDYTNKWNYVAVVSDGTAVLGLGDIGPEAGLPVMEGKAVLFKEFANVDAFPLCIDVHTAEEIIFFVKALAPTFGGINLEDIASPKCFFIERELQRSLDIPVFHDDQHGAAIVAVAALRNALKVVGKKIEELKIATVGVGAAGGATIKMLLAAGARNIVAVDKNGILNRKDSRTLLNEFHSEIVREINPENLSGNLEDAVKGADLFIGTSVAGLLTPEMVRQMAPDPIVFALANPVPEIMPDLAKGAGAAIVATGRSDFPNQINNVLAFPGIFRGALDTRSREINEAMKLAATKALSSAVPEENLSSDYILPKPFEPGIARRVALAVAKASIESGCSRLSGNIDLDELIDRGLKRY, from the coding sequence GTGAATGAAAGAGCGCTGAAACTTCACAAGGATCTCAGGGGAAAGCTTGAGGTAAGAAGCAGGGTGAAAGTTGATAGTATGGAGGCATTGTCTTTGGCATACACTCCGGGGGTCGCAGACGTTTGCCGCACAATCGAGAGAAAAAAGGAACTGGCATATGACTACACCAACAAGTGGAACTACGTCGCAGTTGTCTCAGATGGAACGGCGGTTCTGGGCCTCGGAGACATCGGCCCTGAGGCTGGTTTACCTGTAATGGAGGGAAAGGCAGTTCTTTTTAAGGAATTCGCCAATGTCGATGCCTTTCCTCTGTGTATAGATGTCCATACTGCGGAAGAGATCATTTTCTTTGTAAAGGCTCTCGCTCCAACCTTCGGAGGAATTAACCTGGAAGATATAGCTTCCCCGAAGTGTTTCTTCATCGAAAGAGAGCTCCAGAGAAGTCTCGATATTCCTGTCTTTCACGATGATCAACACGGAGCTGCAATAGTAGCAGTTGCCGCATTACGAAACGCGCTTAAAGTAGTTGGAAAAAAGATCGAAGAACTTAAGATCGCGACGGTTGGAGTCGGTGCTGCCGGCGGAGCAACCATCAAAATGCTTTTGGCCGCTGGTGCGAGGAACATTGTTGCTGTCGATAAGAACGGGATTCTCAACAGAAAAGACTCTCGTACTCTTCTGAATGAGTTTCACTCAGAGATCGTTCGAGAAATAAACCCCGAAAACCTCAGCGGAAATCTTGAAGATGCAGTCAAGGGTGCGGATCTATTCATTGGAACCTCGGTAGCAGGCCTTCTTACACCGGAAATGGTAAGACAAATGGCCCCCGATCCAATCGTATTTGCATTGGCAAATCCTGTACCGGAAATCATGCCAGACCTCGCAAAAGGCGCAGGTGCAGCGATTGTCGCCACTGGCAGATCTGACTTCCCAAACCAGATAAACAATGTACTTGCCTTCCCCGGAATCTTCAGAGGCGCTCTAGATACCAGATCGAGAGAAATAAACGAAGCCATGAAGCTAGCTGCGACCAAAGCTCTCTCTTCAGCAGTACCTGAAGAAAATCTTTCTTCAGACTATATTCTACCGAAACCCTTTGAGCCTGGCATTGCGAGAAGGGTCGCCCTAGCCGTAGCGAAAGCATCGATCGAATCAGGTTGCTCGAGGCTGTCTGGGAACATAGATCTTGACGAGTTAATAGATAGAGGATTGAAGAGGTACTAA
- a CDS encoding SDR family NAD(P)-dependent oxidoreductase: MINLKKALITGASSGIGEIFSYELAKRGFGTVLVARRYDRLEAISNRIERDYGIVSTPLKADLTSESDLLRVSESLNEVDLLINNAGFGMIGQFEDLETDREMQMINLNIGALYYLTKKYTLCRVGIGGGVINVASTAAYLPVPGMAVYAATKAFVLSFSEAISEELKSKGFKVMVLSPGPTKTEFFDVASGGRKKLPGSMSPEEVVRRALDSFEKGKRSVVSGVINKVIATGSRLVPRAVALKAARRAFED, from the coding sequence GTGATCAATTTGAAGAAAGCGTTAATTACTGGAGCATCGTCGGGTATCGGTGAAATATTCTCTTATGAACTTGCCAAACGAGGCTTTGGAACGGTACTCGTAGCGAGAAGATATGACCGTCTAGAAGCAATTTCAAACCGAATAGAAAGGGATTATGGCATCGTTTCAACTCCTCTAAAGGCAGACTTAACCAGTGAAAGTGATCTCTTGAGAGTCTCAGAAAGCCTAAACGAAGTTGACCTTCTGATAAACAATGCTGGGTTTGGAATGATAGGTCAATTTGAGGATTTGGAAACAGATAGAGAGATGCAAATGATCAACTTGAACATTGGAGCTCTCTACTACTTGACTAAGAAATATACCTTGTGCAGAGTAGGCATCGGCGGAGGAGTCATTAACGTGGCCTCAACTGCAGCTTATCTTCCTGTGCCTGGTATGGCGGTCTATGCAGCGACAAAAGCCTTTGTGCTGAGTTTCAGCGAGGCGATTAGCGAGGAGCTTAAGTCAAAAGGTTTCAAAGTGATGGTTTTGTCCCCCGGACCAACTAAGACTGAGTTCTTTGACGTTGCTTCGGGAGGCAGAAAGAAACTTCCCGGCTCGATGAGTCCCGAGGAAGTTGTTAGGAGAGCTCTTGATTCCTTTGAGAAAGGTAAGAGAAGTGTGGTAAGCGGAGTGATTAACAAGGTCATTGCAACGGGATCAAGACTCGTACCCAGGGCTGTCGCACTAAAAGCGGCCAGAAGGGCATTCGAGGACTAG
- a CDS encoding amidohydrolase, translated as MDLIRVRHSLHEIPEIGFKEFKTQSYIMSLLDRLDVPYEKVSDTGILARWKKSDGPFTLFRADMDALPVFEETGVEFKSKHEGFMHACGHDVHMTILIGLIERVVVANLKRNLLFLFQPAEEGGGGAERCMPALEQYDIKEAWALHVNDEFPEGTVYSRPGVLFASAFEMDCTFTGRSAHVAFYKKGRDAIEGAMDFLQRVYSAERGDSVLRFGLIEGGRVRNVVADSCTLYGTVRTRAYELSEKAICELEELGRDVASSRGLEFKQKIGSKYPQVQVDKDLYEKLCGLVDVNPVEMKYVGEDFGVIALKYPSVLFWLGTGREERHGLHNSKFLPQDSVIEKGIEIFWKVASN; from the coding sequence ATGGATTTGATCAGAGTTAGACATAGCTTGCACGAGATACCGGAAATTGGATTCAAAGAGTTTAAGACTCAATCATATATAATGAGCCTTCTTGATCGTCTCGATGTTCCCTACGAGAAGGTATCGGATACCGGGATTTTGGCGCGATGGAAGAAATCCGACGGCCCTTTCACTCTCTTCAGAGCCGATATGGACGCTCTACCGGTATTCGAAGAAACGGGAGTAGAATTCAAGTCCAAACATGAGGGATTCATGCACGCTTGCGGCCACGATGTTCATATGACTATCCTCATTGGCCTGATCGAGAGAGTGGTTGTCGCAAACCTGAAGCGAAATCTCCTGTTCCTATTCCAACCAGCAGAAGAAGGGGGCGGCGGAGCAGAAAGATGTATGCCTGCACTTGAGCAGTACGATATAAAGGAGGCATGGGCACTTCATGTGAACGATGAGTTCCCTGAAGGGACTGTATACTCAAGACCCGGAGTTCTCTTTGCTTCGGCCTTCGAAATGGACTGCACTTTCACGGGAAGATCGGCACATGTCGCTTTTTATAAGAAGGGAAGAGACGCTATCGAGGGAGCTATGGATTTCCTGCAGAGAGTTTACTCCGCTGAAAGAGGAGACTCCGTTCTCAGGTTCGGCTTAATCGAAGGGGGAAGGGTGAGAAACGTAGTAGCCGATTCTTGCACCCTTTACGGAACTGTGAGAACGAGAGCTTATGAGCTTTCGGAGAAGGCGATCTGCGAGCTCGAAGAGCTCGGTAGAGATGTTGCTTCAAGTAGAGGACTCGAGTTCAAGCAGAAGATCGGATCGAAATATCCTCAAGTTCAGGTGGACAAAGACCTTTACGAAAAGCTTTGCGGCCTGGTCGACGTAAATCCTGTGGAAATGAAATACGTAGGTGAAGACTTTGGTGTAATTGCTCTGAAGTATCCCTCCGTTCTTTTCTGGCTAGGCACTGGACGAGAGGAACGCCATGGTCTTCATAACTCAAAGTTCCTGCCTCAGGACTCCGTTATAGAAAAGGGAATTGAGATCTTCTGGAAGGTAGCCAGCAACTAA
- a CDS encoding protein-L-isoaspartate O-methyltransferase family protein, whose product MRNEMIDLIRYLKKLGYLKDPRIEAAMMELDRADFVSSEVRDRAYEDIALLSFGSSGKVCSTSTQPSLLVTMIEELGMRDEDRVLDLGTGTGFCACILGKMAKKGSVITVEKDREVASVASRNFERYRMKNVRLVIGDGRYGYESDAPYDKIISTVALSGMSEVLFSQMKIGGRCVSPIYRSYMDTPVFLFERTDDTTLKVSEITGAVFMVAEESEPDPIYHNREFSLRLTDGRFQII is encoded by the coding sequence ATGAGAAACGAGATGATTGATCTTATAAGATACTTGAAGAAGTTGGGATACTTGAAAGACCCGCGAATAGAGGCCGCCATGATGGAGCTTGATCGGGCCGATTTCGTCTCTTCCGAAGTGCGCGACAGGGCATATGAGGACATAGCCCTTTTGAGCTTTGGCAGTTCTGGCAAAGTATGCTCCACTTCGACCCAACCGTCGCTTCTCGTGACGATGATCGAGGAGTTGGGAATGAGAGATGAAGATAGGGTGTTGGATCTGGGAACGGGAACTGGTTTCTGTGCCTGCATACTTGGGAAGATGGCAAAGAAGGGAAGTGTAATCACCGTAGAAAAGGACAGAGAAGTTGCTTCAGTCGCTTCGAGAAATTTCGAGCGCTATCGTATGAAAAACGTTCGCCTTGTGATTGGTGACGGACGGTACGGTTATGAAAGCGACGCTCCTTACGACAAAATAATCTCAACGGTTGCACTCTCGGGAATGAGTGAAGTGCTCTTCAGTCAGATGAAAATTGGAGGGAGGTGCGTATCTCCAATTTACAGGAGTTACATGGATACTCCTGTTTTCCTATTCGAAAGAACCGACGATACGACTTTGAAGGTTTCGGAGATAACCGGAGCCGTTTTCATGGTGGCAGAGGAGTCAGAACCGGATCCTATCTATCACAACAGAGAGTTCAGCCTCAGATTGACAGACGGAAGGTTTCAAATCATCTGA
- a CDS encoding DegV family protein: MIKIVTDSSCDLPIDTLKEFEIPFAPLNIFVEDQTFKEDIDITPEEFWQSMSKSHELPKTSQPSPADFAGIFEEIQKKGDTPLCITISSKLSGTYQSAVLGAEMTGSKAIVFDSLAGSISHGIQVLIAARMAKSGATVEDILSALRIYRDNVKIIIPLATVENIVKGGRLSKFQGSVVNILNMKIILHGVNGEVKLLKKVRGNKRFRAAIIELIEESAKTGKKIFGITHVNNLEDAKFFSSEIRKRVPDSEVIIGKMGPAIATYAGEGGLILAL; this comes from the coding sequence GTGATCAAAATAGTTACGGACAGCTCATGTGATCTACCTATCGATACTCTAAAGGAGTTCGAGATTCCATTTGCTCCCCTGAACATTTTCGTTGAAGATCAAACGTTCAAGGAAGACATAGACATAACTCCGGAGGAATTCTGGCAGTCAATGAGCAAATCCCACGAGCTTCCGAAAACCTCTCAACCCTCCCCGGCAGACTTTGCAGGAATCTTCGAAGAGATTCAGAAGAAGGGCGATACTCCGTTGTGTATTACTATTTCATCCAAGCTAAGTGGTACTTACCAGTCGGCGGTTTTGGGCGCTGAAATGACAGGCAGCAAGGCGATTGTTTTCGACTCTCTTGCGGGGTCTATTTCTCATGGAATTCAAGTTTTGATTGCGGCGAGAATGGCTAAAAGCGGTGCAACCGTTGAAGACATTTTATCGGCGCTAAGAATCTACAGAGATAATGTGAAAATAATCATTCCGCTGGCAACTGTAGAAAACATCGTCAAAGGAGGACGCCTGAGTAAGTTCCAGGGAAGTGTGGTCAATATTCTCAACATGAAGATCATCCTGCATGGAGTAAATGGGGAGGTCAAACTTCTGAAGAAAGTGAGGGGAAACAAAAGATTCAGAGCGGCAATTATAGAGCTGATCGAGGAATCTGCAAAGACCGGTAAGAAGATCTTTGGCATAACACATGTTAACAATCTCGAAGATGCGAAATTCTTTTCTTCAGAGATAAGGAAACGTGTCCCCGACTCTGAAGTCATAATTGGAAAGATGGGGCCTGCCATTGCGACTTACGCCGGAGAAGGTGGACTAATACTTGCGTTGTGA
- a CDS encoding sulfite exporter TauE/SafE family protein: MTFLQIVLIYLAGVAAGFMNVIAGGGSMVTLPLLMWIGIPPPVANATNRLGVLFESAIGMKTFHSSGIRLQKSIVPAIVFSTIGSVIGSMFVSSIPKDLLERVIALMLLAVAVLVLLKPGKPNISKPSQLLTALIFLGVGFYGGFLQAGVGFFLIGAITLTYGYDLVKTNFAKVVIVFVYTVFALVVFLSKGMIYWVPGLVLAAGNVIGAYFAVKLSIRKGSGFVRWILLTIVILNAVKYLFF, translated from the coding sequence ATGACATTTTTGCAGATCGTCTTGATTTACCTTGCCGGGGTGGCAGCAGGTTTCATGAACGTTATTGCGGGAGGTGGCTCTATGGTCACACTCCCGTTGCTTATGTGGATTGGAATACCCCCTCCCGTTGCAAATGCGACAAACAGACTGGGAGTATTATTCGAAAGTGCCATTGGAATGAAGACCTTTCATTCATCGGGTATCAGACTTCAGAAATCGATCGTTCCGGCGATTGTGTTTTCTACAATTGGATCAGTAATTGGTTCTATGTTCGTCTCTAGTATTCCAAAGGATCTCCTGGAGAGAGTCATTGCGTTGATGCTTCTTGCAGTAGCAGTTCTAGTGCTTCTGAAACCTGGGAAACCGAATATTTCGAAACCTTCCCAACTACTTACAGCGCTGATCTTTTTGGGAGTGGGCTTCTATGGTGGTTTTTTGCAAGCAGGTGTTGGCTTCTTCTTGATTGGAGCAATAACTCTCACGTACGGGTATGATCTTGTGAAAACAAACTTCGCAAAGGTCGTAATTGTTTTTGTTTATACGGTGTTTGCTCTCGTTGTCTTCCTTTCAAAGGGGATGATATACTGGGTTCCCGGTTTGGTTCTTGCTGCCGGGAACGTTATCGGCGCATATTTTGCAGTGAAGCTTTCGATTAGAAAAGGAAGTGGCTTTGTGAGATGGATATTGCTGACAATTGTAATTCTAAATGCTGTGAAGTATCTCTTCTTTTAG
- a CDS encoding FumA C-terminus/TtdB family hydratase beta subunit has product MKIDDLVCCQELYYTGKLLVMRDAAQMRLKELHEQDRPLPVKLEGAVVFYAGPAKPTKESFGAIGPTTSIRMDCFLEMLFQQGVQATIGKGKRSDLSTSLCRRYGRAYLLAPSGAAASLSKRIKSLRVIAYEDLGTEAIYEIEVEDFPLIVATDKNGLDIFSLE; this is encoded by the coding sequence TTGAAGATTGACGATCTTGTTTGCTGTCAGGAACTATACTATACAGGCAAGCTACTGGTTATGAGAGATGCGGCCCAGATGCGTTTGAAAGAACTTCACGAACAAGACCGGCCTTTGCCAGTTAAGTTGGAGGGGGCAGTGGTTTTCTACGCCGGTCCGGCAAAGCCAACCAAGGAAAGCTTTGGAGCTATTGGACCTACTACTTCCATAAGGATGGACTGTTTTCTGGAAATGCTTTTTCAACAGGGTGTTCAGGCTACAATAGGTAAGGGAAAGAGATCGGATCTCTCAACCTCGCTGTGCAGAAGATACGGAAGAGCCTACCTGCTTGCACCGAGTGGAGCTGCAGCTTCGCTATCAAAAAGGATCAAATCGTTACGAGTCATCGCATACGAAGATCTGGGAACCGAAGCAATATATGAAATCGAAGTCGAAGACTTTCCGCTAATTGTTGCAACAGACAAGAATGGTCTGGATATCTTTTCTTTAGAATAG
- a CDS encoding glutathione peroxidase — protein sequence MSIYDFELTTIDGWNKSMEDFKGKVVLLVNTASKCGYTPQYEGLQQLYEEFKEKDFVVLGFPSNDFLRQEPGSDEEIKTFCSTNFNITFPMFSKIHVKGKNIHPLYEYLTSGGGKKEFSGKVKWNFTKFLIDRNGEIIGRFEPKEEPETFRSAIEEAVR from the coding sequence ATGAGCATATATGACTTTGAACTGACTACTATTGACGGTTGGAACAAGTCTATGGAAGACTTCAAAGGTAAGGTTGTTCTGCTGGTAAATACTGCGAGTAAATGTGGATATACACCTCAGTATGAAGGCCTGCAACAGCTTTATGAAGAATTCAAGGAAAAGGACTTTGTCGTTTTGGGTTTCCCCTCTAACGATTTTCTTCGTCAGGAGCCCGGGAGTGATGAAGAGATAAAGACGTTTTGCAGCACTAACTTCAATATCACCTTTCCCATGTTTTCCAAGATTCATGTAAAGGGAAAGAACATTCATCCACTTTATGAGTACCTGACAAGTGGCGGAGGAAAAAAGGAGTTTTCGGGAAAAGTGAAGTGGAACTTCACGAAGTTTTTAATAGATAGAAATGGTGAGATTATTGGAAGGTTCGAACCAAAAGAGGAACCGGAGACATTTCGCTCTGCAATCGAGGAGGCGGTAAGGTGA
- a CDS encoding fumarate hydratase → MIDENTIVNRIEEALVKANTILDNRARAFLNDYTGPFSAILRENAVISEESGLPLCQDTGFIEFFVFMGHEVVLERPISEILDRAVRNAYSSNPYRYSVVKDPLHHRENTGDNTPSVVHTFIRTGKRLEIRFLVKGGGSENLSRLFMLNPTTTQQELVDTIVHSVLENGARGCPPLKIGIGIGGSSEKSMILSKLALTREINVANPDPYYAMLEERLLREINNLGIGFQGLGKGITAYSVSIETAPTHIATLPVSLAVDCYLCRRGVVVFED, encoded by the coding sequence TTGATAGATGAGAATACGATTGTAAACAGAATCGAAGAAGCCCTTGTTAAGGCAAACACCATTCTCGATAATCGGGCGAGGGCCTTTCTGAATGACTACACTGGCCCATTTTCGGCTATCCTTCGGGAGAACGCAGTGATTTCGGAGGAGTCGGGACTGCCTTTATGCCAGGACACGGGGTTTATCGAATTCTTTGTATTCATGGGTCATGAAGTAGTCCTTGAAAGACCGATCTCAGAAATCCTCGACCGTGCTGTAAGGAATGCATATTCAAGTAATCCTTACAGGTACTCAGTTGTAAAGGACCCTCTTCATCATAGAGAAAATACCGGCGACAATACCCCGTCGGTAGTTCACACGTTCATCCGGACGGGGAAGAGACTGGAAATTCGTTTTCTGGTGAAGGGGGGAGGAAGCGAGAACCTTTCCAGACTCTTCATGCTCAACCCAACGACAACTCAGCAAGAACTTGTAGATACAATTGTACACTCGGTCTTGGAAAATGGAGCAAGGGGCTGCCCTCCGTTGAAGATTGGAATCGGAATCGGTGGAAGCTCGGAAAAGTCGATGATTCTCTCGAAGCTCGCACTGACAAGAGAGATAAACGTGGCGAATCCCGATCCTTACTACGCTATGCTGGAGGAACGGCTTCTCCGCGAGATAAATAATCTCGGGATCGGTTTTCAAGGCCTTGGCAAAGGTATTACTGCCTACTCAGTGAGTATTGAGACTGCACCTACCCACATCGCCACTCTCCCAGTTTCACTTGCGGTGGACTGCTATCTCTGCAGAAGGGGAGTGGTGGTCTTTGAAGATTGA
- a CDS encoding S9 family peptidase, with amino-acid sequence MAEKKYTIEELMQNETIASFAVSADSRKILYSSDKTGNYNVFELDQEKGRHRQTTSLDENALVSFIFEDGSFIFAMDKGGDELHHLYLFSDEEIRDLTPFEKTKSGFHMSVGDKVYYYSNRIDKSRFDLYRFNEGDLTSELVFENKDLFELGPISSDERFIALRKLRTANDSDIYLYNFVNGDIKLLSPHQSEANFKPLFFSIDSLKLYYVSDSAGEFMTLWEMNIESRVSEEILDLEWDIIAGRMSEDGENAVLVLNRDGFSELHVIETKSNSLKMPPIKTSGVVYDQCFSKDGQLLYYLCDSATSSPNIFSINLETKKTKKLTDSMSRNVNSNDLSEASVLRFVSYDGLEVPGIFYPPKNVPAGEKAPAVVWVHGGPGGQSLPKYSPEIQFIANHGYAIYAVNNRGSSGYGKSFFRAADHKHGEADLDDCVEAARFLATLDFIDEERIAINGGSYGGFMVLAALAFRPKEFKAGIDLFGVSNWVRTLKEVPAWWKAIKDLLYTKIGNPFEEEEYLKSISPLFHAERIERPLLVLQGVNDPRVLKVESDEIVESLKKNGVPVEYVVFEDEGHGFKKKVNRIKGAKAMLAFLDKYLR; translated from the coding sequence ATGGCCGAAAAGAAGTACACAATCGAGGAACTGATGCAAAATGAGACGATTGCATCTTTCGCGGTTTCCGCAGATTCAAGGAAAATTCTCTATTCTTCCGACAAGACTGGCAACTACAACGTATTTGAACTAGATCAAGAGAAGGGAAGGCACAGACAGACTACGTCCCTCGATGAGAACGCATTAGTTTCTTTCATTTTCGAGGACGGAAGCTTCATTTTCGCGATGGATAAGGGTGGAGATGAGCTGCACCATCTCTATCTATTTTCTGATGAAGAGATCAGAGATCTCACCCCTTTCGAAAAAACTAAGTCAGGATTTCACATGAGTGTGGGTGACAAGGTTTACTACTATTCGAACAGGATTGACAAAAGTAGATTCGATCTTTACCGATTCAATGAAGGTGATTTAACAAGCGAGCTGGTCTTCGAAAACAAGGACCTGTTCGAGCTGGGTCCGATTTCCAGTGATGAGAGGTTTATTGCTCTTCGTAAGCTCCGGACTGCAAACGATTCGGATATTTATCTTTATAACTTTGTAAACGGGGATATAAAACTTCTCTCCCCCCATCAAAGTGAAGCAAATTTTAAACCTCTCTTCTTCTCAATAGATTCACTGAAGCTGTACTATGTATCGGATTCGGCCGGAGAGTTCATGACGCTCTGGGAAATGAACATTGAAAGCAGAGTCAGTGAAGAGATCCTTGACTTAGAATGGGACATAATTGCAGGAAGGATGTCGGAAGACGGAGAAAACGCTGTGCTTGTACTGAATAGAGATGGTTTTTCCGAACTCCATGTGATCGAAACGAAAAGCAATTCTCTCAAGATGCCACCTATAAAAACCAGTGGTGTTGTCTATGATCAGTGCTTCAGTAAAGATGGTCAGCTTCTGTATTATCTTTGCGATTCGGCGACATCATCTCCCAACATCTTTTCGATAAACCTCGAGACAAAGAAGACAAAGAAGCTCACTGATTCAATGAGTCGAAACGTGAACAGCAATGATCTTTCCGAAGCATCGGTTCTCCGCTTTGTTTCATATGACGGTCTCGAAGTACCAGGTATTTTCTATCCGCCCAAGAACGTACCTGCCGGCGAGAAAGCCCCCGCCGTTGTGTGGGTCCATGGAGGACCTGGCGGCCAGTCTCTACCGAAATACAGCCCGGAAATCCAATTCATCGCGAATCATGGCTATGCAATCTACGCGGTGAATAACAGAGGAAGCTCCGGTTATGGAAAGAGCTTCTTCAGAGCGGCAGATCACAAGCACGGAGAAGCTGATCTGGATGACTGCGTGGAAGCCGCCAGGTTTCTAGCCACACTTGATTTTATCGATGAAGAAAGAATCGCCATAAATGGAGGGAGCTACGGAGGTTTTATGGTGCTCGCAGCACTGGCTTTTAGGCCGAAGGAGTTCAAGGCAGGTATAGATCTTTTCGGTGTCTCAAACTGGGTGAGAACACTCAAAGAGGTGCCTGCCTGGTGGAAGGCCATTAAAGATCTACTATACACGAAGATTGGAAACCCCTTTGAAGAAGAGGAATACCTCAAGAGCATCTCCCCTCTCTTCCACGCCGAGAGAATTGAAAGGCCACTCCTTGTTCTTCAGGGTGTAAATGATCCAAGAGTATTGAAAGTGGAGTCGGACGAAATCGTTGAGAGCCTTAAGAAAAACGGTGTTCCAGTTGAATATGTTGTATTTGAGGATGAGGGACATGGCTTCAAGAAGAAGGTTAATAGAATCAAAGGGGCTAAAGCAATGCTTGCGTTTCTAGATAAATACCTGCGCTAA
- a CDS encoding MarR family winged helix-turn-helix transcriptional regulator — protein MKTNPSVPNGEELLKLDNQLCFALYSSSRGITRLYRPVLSEFGITYPQYLVMLVLWEKEPLTVKELGERLFLDSGTLTPLLKRMEKLGLLTRERSQGDERHVIIGLTNKGKEMREKALSIPLRIANQVNISEAEFASLMASLRKLMKKIDMDDSKASSH, from the coding sequence ATGAAGACTAACCCATCTGTTCCCAATGGAGAGGAACTTCTTAAACTTGACAATCAGCTATGTTTTGCCCTATATTCCAGTTCCCGAGGAATAACTAGATTGTACAGGCCTGTGCTTTCGGAGTTTGGTATTACGTATCCTCAATATCTGGTTATGCTTGTCCTTTGGGAAAAGGAACCGCTTACAGTTAAGGAGCTGGGAGAAAGGCTTTTCCTCGATTCGGGGACCCTTACTCCTTTGCTAAAGAGAATGGAAAAACTTGGCCTACTAACAAGAGAAAGATCTCAAGGTGATGAAAGGCACGTCATTATTGGATTGACCAATAAAGGCAAAGAGATGAGAGAAAAGGCTCTTTCGATACCTTTGAGAATTGCGAATCAGGTGAATATTTCCGAGGCCGAGTTCGCATCGCTTATGGCATCTCTCAGGAAGTTGATGAAGAAGATCGACATGGACGACTCGAAAGCTTCTTCACACTAG
- a CDS encoding DUF2202 domain-containing protein produces the protein MKRLFSAILMVLIIGTMTLASGLTAEEDGIVFMREEEKLARDVYTVLYEIWNVNVFKNIAESEQQHTDAVLSLIGEIGLEDPVGENDIGVFTDPELQKLYDELIEKGSKSLLDAVEVGLLIEEIDIADIEELLAGEIGSRTRTVYENLLRGSESHLRAFLRQYEKLAGSYSPEVLSVDRFNEIVSAK, from the coding sequence ATGAAGAGATTGTTTTCAGCAATATTGATGGTTCTAATTATCGGTACGATGACACTGGCGAGCGGGCTAACCGCAGAGGAAGATGGAATTGTATTCATGAGAGAAGAAGAAAAGCTTGCCCGTGATGTTTACACAGTGCTTTACGAAATTTGGAACGTGAACGTCTTCAAGAACATCGCCGAAAGTGAGCAACAGCATACGGATGCTGTCCTTTCACTGATTGGTGAGATTGGTCTCGAAGACCCAGTCGGTGAAAACGACATTGGTGTATTCACCGATCCGGAGCTTCAAAAGCTTTACGACGAGCTAATTGAAAAGGGTAGCAAGTCTCTACTGGATGCGGTTGAGGTCGGTTTATTGATAGAAGAGATAGACATTGCCGACATCGAAGAACTTCTTGCAGGAGAGATTGGCTCGAGAACAAGAACGGTTTACGAGAACCTTCTTCGAGGGTCGGAGAGTCACCTCAGAGCGTTTCTCAGGCAATATGAGAAGCTTGCGGGAAGTTATTCTCCTGAAGTCTTGAGTGTTGATAGATTCAACGAGATTGTTTCTGCGAAATAG